The following proteins are co-located in the Alcaligenes faecalis genome:
- a CDS encoding EAL domain-containing protein, which produces MTTPGIPTHSFEPITSASERLIRGLSLYVIPLFLIMLTLWVLLFLPNRYPSVPGQNLGIQALASQQEHADPELLTQLENAPSQQRLHLSKPHWLLLTLPAPLPEQEQVLHFPASPISSLHCEDARSGQTLRNSELSPPAALSPTPVKSYTLELDQTSHTTTVLCRVQTSRPTLLQAQLWASSDVTNSSIHFSRGIGLLEGGLLTMAMFMLVLAATNRAWIYLLLSVWLIGNLRLGSMAMGWDTQWLGQILPSQYMPILRQVTIACYFILSYSLFTVLLGNSITTARLQRLLPTVGILGLILLPVSLLAPASVFQPLMWISTIYALCCVSAVLLSVLLHTRSRILLWQLVLLSMALCMLISSVFLVTFGRSSFVENFNGVIAFLLSNLMVALAVGERLREDRSESLRARNELMAHYLVTPVGMFTLNESGVFLRISPMLSRMLRIEADPSESPIYWTDFFPEQDWTAVAQSTQDGQDVTITHYDANAQPCQFALRVAIVNQCIEGSLQDVTARAETYRQLRLMADNDPVTNVLNQRGIEKALDGLLNRSQNDKPCLLAYLDLNHIKYVNGTFGHSSGDALLLKVCEQLESVLRSKDKIGRIGSDEFVIIFEDCEPDQARALANDVLESLNKNPVLAGNRSFNLRSTLGLVEVAPGTAPQEAISAASRASRDARRLHQDMIIYGQDSNALQEHAEELRLFEELEGGSSRALYLEMQPIAALRRPMDSLNFEALLRVRDSSGQLIPTGRIISAAEESGTITIIDKWVFSATLEWMSKHEAQLSKTQWVTINLSGVSLNDDTFIKWLFDILARFEHLARRLCVEITEGVALDDLEHTRNFMRRLQKMGVRIALDDFGAGYTSFSYLRELPADAIKIDGALICDMLKKETNVAIVRTIVELANNLGMISIAEWVEDVPTLKALQELGVDYVQGFIISKACTPTELLNAQAITDLVHDSAAKQFLIESQDKFPPTM; this is translated from the coding sequence ATGACCACCCCAGGGATACCGACCCACAGCTTTGAGCCCATTACATCGGCTAGCGAACGCTTGATTCGCGGCTTAAGTCTGTACGTCATCCCTTTGTTTCTGATCATGCTCACTTTATGGGTATTGTTGTTTCTGCCCAATCGCTACCCTAGCGTTCCCGGTCAAAATTTAGGTATTCAAGCACTGGCCAGCCAACAAGAGCATGCGGATCCAGAGTTATTGACGCAATTGGAAAATGCACCGTCCCAGCAACGGCTACACCTGAGCAAGCCCCATTGGCTGCTGTTAACCCTGCCAGCCCCCTTGCCTGAGCAAGAGCAAGTCCTGCACTTTCCTGCTTCCCCGATTTCCTCGCTGCACTGTGAAGATGCCCGTAGTGGCCAGACTCTACGCAATAGCGAGCTGTCCCCACCTGCTGCCCTATCACCGACCCCGGTCAAAAGCTACACCCTGGAACTGGACCAGACAAGCCACACCACCACCGTTCTGTGTCGTGTCCAGACCTCACGTCCCACCTTGCTGCAAGCCCAGCTCTGGGCCAGCTCTGACGTCACCAACTCTTCGATTCACTTTAGCCGTGGCATAGGGCTGCTGGAAGGCGGCTTGCTGACCATGGCCATGTTCATGCTGGTGCTGGCTGCGACCAACCGCGCCTGGATTTACCTGCTGCTGTCTGTCTGGCTGATTGGCAATCTGCGCCTGGGTTCGATGGCCATGGGTTGGGATACCCAATGGCTAGGCCAGATCCTGCCCTCCCAGTACATGCCCATACTGCGCCAGGTCACCATCGCCTGCTACTTCATCCTGAGCTATTCCCTGTTCACCGTCTTGCTGGGCAACTCCATCACCACCGCCCGTCTGCAACGCTTGCTACCCACGGTCGGCATACTGGGCTTGATCCTGCTGCCCGTATCCCTGCTCGCCCCAGCCTCAGTGTTCCAGCCCCTCATGTGGATCAGCACCATCTACGCGCTGTGCTGCGTCTCGGCCGTGCTGCTATCCGTTCTCTTGCATACCCGCTCGCGCATCTTGCTGTGGCAACTGGTACTGCTGAGCATGGCCCTGTGCATGCTCATTTCATCCGTCTTTCTGGTGACGTTTGGTCGTTCCAGCTTTGTGGAGAACTTTAACGGCGTCATCGCCTTCCTGCTCTCTAACCTGATGGTGGCCCTCGCTGTCGGCGAACGCTTGCGAGAGGATCGCAGCGAATCCCTACGCGCCCGTAACGAGCTGATGGCGCACTACCTTGTCACCCCTGTCGGCATGTTCACCCTGAACGAGTCCGGTGTTTTTTTGCGCATCAGCCCCATGTTGAGCCGCATGCTCCGCATAGAAGCAGACCCCAGCGAAAGTCCCATTTACTGGACGGACTTCTTCCCCGAGCAAGACTGGACTGCCGTCGCGCAAAGCACCCAGGACGGCCAGGATGTCACCATTACCCACTACGACGCGAATGCACAACCATGCCAATTCGCCCTGCGCGTCGCCATTGTCAATCAGTGTATTGAAGGCTCCCTGCAAGATGTGACCGCCCGCGCCGAAACCTACCGCCAACTGCGCCTGATGGCCGACAACGACCCGGTCACCAACGTCCTGAACCAGCGAGGAATCGAAAAAGCCTTGGATGGTCTGCTCAATCGCAGCCAGAACGACAAACCCTGCCTATTGGCTTATCTGGACCTGAACCACATCAAATATGTGAACGGTACGTTTGGCCACTCATCAGGCGATGCCCTGCTGCTTAAAGTCTGCGAACAACTGGAATCCGTTCTTCGCAGCAAGGACAAGATCGGCCGCATCGGCAGCGATGAATTTGTCATTATCTTTGAAGACTGCGAACCGGACCAAGCCCGCGCTCTGGCCAATGACGTCCTGGAATCGCTGAACAAAAACCCAGTCCTGGCTGGCAACCGCAGCTTTAACCTACGCAGCACACTGGGGCTGGTCGAAGTCGCTCCCGGCACGGCCCCACAAGAAGCCATTTCCGCCGCCAGCCGAGCCTCCCGCGACGCGCGACGCCTGCATCAAGACATGATCATCTACGGACAGGACTCCAACGCCCTACAAGAACACGCCGAGGAGTTACGCCTGTTTGAAGAGCTGGAAGGGGGGTCTTCTCGCGCGCTCTACCTGGAAATGCAACCTATCGCCGCCTTGCGCCGCCCCATGGACAGCCTGAACTTCGAGGCCCTGCTACGCGTGCGCGACTCCTCCGGCCAGCTCATCCCTACCGGCCGCATCATTTCGGCGGCCGAAGAAAGCGGCACCATCACCATCATCGACAAATGGGTGTTCTCCGCCACTCTGGAGTGGATGTCCAAACACGAAGCCCAACTAAGCAAGACCCAGTGGGTCACCATCAACCTGAGCGGTGTGTCCCTGAACGACGACACCTTCATCAAATGGCTCTTCGACATTCTGGCCCGCTTCGAGCACCTGGCCCGCCGATTATGCGTTGAAATCACCGAAGGCGTGGCACTGGACGATCTGGAACACACCCGCAACTTCATGCGGCGCCTGCAGAAAATGGGCGTACGCATCGCCCTGGACGATTTTGGGGCGGGCTACACGTCCTTCTCCTACCTGCGCGAACTGCCCGCCGACGCCATCAAAATCGACGGCGCACTCATCTGCGACATGCTCAAAAAAGAGACCAACGTTGCCATCGTGCGCACCATCGTCGAACTGGCCAACAACCTGGGCATGATCAGCATCGCCGAATGGGTAGAAGACGTCCCCACCCTGAAAGCCCTGCAAGAACTGGGCGTAGACTACGTACAAGGCTTCATTATCTCCAAAGCCTGCACTCCAACAGAGCTGCTCAACGCCCAAGCCATCACCGACCTGGTCCACGACAGCGCGGCCAAACAGTTCCTGATCGAGTCGCAAGATAAATTCCCGCCAACCATGTAA
- the ccsB gene encoding c-type cytochrome biogenesis protein CcsB, translating to MAQTLSSATPTMWQDNIASSGDRRGIRGRPDWSDVLFLVVLALGAAYALNAYSTSMDYYEKIILVAFVPFVAWLGWLWRPLRTLLVLSGLTALLAIWLYSTGDGLGTGDIEKADSVFLLKYLFSSQSAILWMCALFILGTVMYWAGFFSNTAAWMGSGLTWAAVYAGTTGLLVRWREGHLLGPDIGHIPVSNLYEVFVLLALITALFYLYYERRYNTRALGGFVLLAISSLVIFLLWYSFTRDAHQIQPLVPALKSWWMKLHVPANFIGYGTFSLAAMVGFAYLVKENGETRSRAKLIPVFLLGAILCAEPMIFGSRELSPTWMLYFGIGSVMVGTILYFRGPISRKLPSLEVLDDIMYRAIAVGFAFFTVATVLGALWAADAWGTYWQWDPKETWALIVWLNYAAWLHLRLLKGLRGTMAAYWALGGLLITSFAFLGVNMFLSGLHSYGEL from the coding sequence ATGGCGCAGACCCTTTCTTCGGCCACTCCAACGATGTGGCAAGACAATATCGCTTCCAGTGGCGACCGGCGCGGTATCCGTGGCCGTCCGGACTGGTCGGATGTGCTGTTTCTGGTGGTGCTGGCTTTGGGTGCGGCGTATGCGCTCAATGCCTACAGCACCAGCATGGATTACTACGAGAAGATCATTCTGGTGGCGTTTGTCCCCTTTGTGGCCTGGCTGGGATGGTTGTGGCGTCCGCTGCGTACCTTGTTGGTACTGTCCGGCTTGACGGCGTTGTTGGCGATCTGGCTGTACAGCACGGGCGATGGCTTGGGCACGGGTGATATTGAAAAGGCCGATTCGGTTTTTCTGTTGAAATATTTGTTCTCGTCCCAATCCGCTATTTTGTGGATGTGCGCGCTGTTTATTCTGGGCACAGTCATGTATTGGGCTGGGTTTTTCAGCAATACCGCTGCCTGGATGGGCTCGGGTCTGACCTGGGCGGCAGTCTATGCTGGCACGACAGGCTTGTTGGTGCGTTGGCGCGAAGGTCACTTGCTGGGTCCGGATATTGGTCATATTCCAGTCAGTAATCTGTATGAAGTGTTTGTCTTGTTGGCGCTGATTACGGCTTTGTTTTATCTGTATTACGAGCGTCGTTACAACACGCGTGCCTTGGGTGGCTTTGTGCTGTTGGCGATCAGCTCTTTGGTTATTTTCCTGCTGTGGTATTCCTTTACGCGCGATGCACATCAGATTCAGCCTTTGGTACCTGCACTGAAAAGCTGGTGGATGAAGTTGCATGTGCCGGCCAACTTTATTGGTTATGGCACCTTCTCCTTGGCGGCCATGGTGGGCTTTGCGTATTTGGTTAAAGAAAATGGTGAGACACGTTCGCGTGCCAAGCTGATCCCGGTGTTTTTACTGGGTGCCATTCTGTGTGCCGAACCTATGATTTTTGGCTCGCGGGAGTTATCACCAACCTGGATGCTGTATTTCGGTATCGGTAGTGTGATGGTGGGCACGATTTTGTATTTCCGTGGCCCGATTTCGCGCAAGCTGCCTTCCTTGGAAGTGCTCGATGACATCATGTACCGCGCAATTGCGGTGGGTTTTGCCTTCTTTACGGTGGCGACGGTGTTGGGGGCGTTGTGGGCCGCTGATGCCTGGGGGACGTACTGGCAGTGGGACCCGAAAGAGACCTGGGCCTTGATTGTGTGGCTGAACTATGCGGCTTGGTTGCACTTGCGTTTGCTTAAAGGTCTGCGTGGCACGATGGCGGCGTACTGGGCGCTGGGTGGGCTGCTGATTACCAGTTTTGCGTTCCTGGGCGTGAATATGTTCTTGTCGGGGCTGCATTCCTACGGGGAGCTGTAA
- a CDS encoding cytochrome c biogenesis protein ResB: MKKVSSVRRFAADFLELIGSMRFAISLLMFICVASLIGTVLAQNQPANTYIDQFGPYWFELFDHFSIWSIYNSGWFMVIMTFLVVSTTLCVIRNAPKMIREMRTFKEHVRGGSLKAFPHRVELESAGAPEHNREQVQGWLQSQGYAVRVRKDDDGSMMMAAKKGSANKLGYIFAHLAIVVICVGGLLDSELPVRLQVWLGGKQPITENMLISQVPESGRLGLGNPSFRANMLVPEGARTATAVVNSGEGVLIQPLPFALELKRFLVEYYSTGMPSSFKSEVEVTDPVTGDTFERTIEVNEPLRYKGVTVYQSGFDDGGSILSLKGYPLVGPGSKTFALSGKVGETVGIAAQESPNEHALTVQLTELRPINVENLTEGDPQPKAMIEHVAAVTGSAANKKDQNLKNVGPSVNYRLIDDQGQSREFVNYMLPVELDGTLVFLAGMRFSPVEPFRYVRFPADDKGSLKEFMDLRAATQNEALVTQAAERFAERNSSSPEQKELMLSASRTALQTFVRAGFDGLISRVPEAERERILGFAIPMIQFTLSELRDLVRQQQGLPELDYSQENNDANRWIQSAVLAFANLPDYPAPVMLTLDSFEQVQASVFQVARSPGMYIVYLGCLFLIIGVFSMFYIRDRRVWVWIRPHKLGSSVMAAMTSQRRNMDFNLEFDRLKAAFNRLSV, encoded by the coding sequence GTGAAAAAAGTATCTTCCGTGCGTCGCTTTGCGGCCGATTTCCTGGAATTGATCGGCTCGATGCGCTTTGCCATCAGCTTGCTGATGTTCATTTGCGTAGCCAGCCTGATCGGAACTGTTCTGGCGCAAAATCAACCCGCTAACACGTATATCGATCAGTTCGGCCCTTATTGGTTTGAATTGTTCGATCACTTCTCGATCTGGTCCATCTACAACAGTGGATGGTTCATGGTCATCATGACGTTTCTGGTGGTCTCGACCACGCTGTGCGTCATCCGCAATGCTCCCAAGATGATCCGTGAAATGCGTACCTTCAAGGAGCATGTGCGCGGTGGCAGTCTGAAAGCTTTTCCTCATCGTGTTGAGCTGGAAAGTGCAGGTGCTCCCGAGCATAACCGGGAGCAGGTGCAGGGTTGGTTGCAGTCCCAGGGGTACGCGGTGCGCGTGCGCAAGGACGACGATGGCAGCATGATGATGGCGGCCAAAAAGGGCAGTGCCAACAAGCTGGGTTACATTTTTGCTCACCTGGCCATTGTGGTGATCTGTGTGGGTGGCCTGCTTGACAGCGAATTGCCCGTGCGCCTGCAGGTGTGGCTGGGCGGCAAACAGCCCATTACTGAAAACATGCTGATTTCCCAGGTGCCCGAGTCGGGTCGACTTGGCCTGGGCAATCCCAGCTTTCGCGCCAATATGCTGGTGCCAGAAGGTGCCCGTACCGCCACCGCCGTGGTCAATTCCGGTGAAGGCGTCCTGATCCAGCCCCTGCCGTTTGCCTTGGAGCTCAAGCGTTTTCTGGTGGAGTACTACTCCACGGGCATGCCCAGCAGCTTCAAGAGCGAAGTGGAAGTCACCGATCCCGTCACGGGCGATACCTTCGAGCGCACGATTGAGGTGAACGAGCCACTGCGCTACAAGGGCGTCACGGTCTATCAGTCTGGTTTTGATGATGGCGGTAGTATTCTCAGCCTGAAGGGTTATCCCTTGGTAGGCCCTGGCTCCAAGACCTTTGCCCTGAGCGGCAAAGTGGGCGAGACCGTCGGTATTGCGGCTCAGGAAAGCCCCAATGAACATGCTTTGACGGTTCAGTTGACCGAGCTGCGCCCCATCAATGTGGAAAACCTGACTGAGGGTGATCCTCAGCCCAAAGCCATGATTGAACACGTGGCGGCTGTGACTGGTAGTGCAGCCAACAAGAAAGACCAGAATCTGAAGAATGTGGGTCCCAGCGTGAACTACCGCCTGATCGACGATCAAGGCCAGTCCCGCGAGTTTGTGAACTATATGTTGCCAGTGGAGCTGGACGGCACCCTGGTGTTTCTGGCTGGGATGCGTTTTTCGCCCGTCGAGCCGTTTCGTTACGTGCGTTTCCCGGCTGACGACAAGGGTTCCTTGAAAGAATTCATGGATTTGCGTGCGGCTACGCAGAACGAGGCTCTGGTGACCCAGGCGGCCGAGCGTTTTGCCGAGCGTAATTCTTCTTCGCCCGAGCAAAAAGAGCTGATGCTCTCCGCTTCCCGAACCGCCTTGCAGACATTTGTGCGTGCCGGTTTTGATGGCCTGATCAGCCGTGTCCCCGAGGCCGAGCGTGAGCGTATCCTGGGTTTTGCAATTCCCATGATTCAGTTCACATTGTCGGAATTGCGTGATTTGGTCAGACAGCAACAAGGTTTGCCAGAGTTGGATTACAGTCAGGAAAATAACGATGCCAATCGTTGGATTCAGTCTGCTGTACTGGCGTTTGCCAACCTGCCCGACTACCCAGCCCCCGTTATGTTGACCTTGGACAGCTTTGAGCAAGTTCAGGCCAGCGTATTTCAGGTGGCGCGCAGCCCAGGCATGTACATTGTGTACTTGGGTTGCTTGTTTCTGATTATTGGCGTGTTCTCGATGTTTTATATTCGGGATCGCCGTGTGTGGGTCTGGATTCGCCCTCACAAGCTAGGTAGCAGCGTAATGGCTGCCATGACATCCCAACGTCGCAACATGGACTTTAACCTCGAGTTTGATCGCCTGAAAGCGGCGTTCAACCGGCTATCTGTCTGA
- a CDS encoding c-type cytochrome, which yields MKRALSRVVIASSLTMACSVVFTANVAHAAGLPKPDAAKGEQLYLQGEMSRGVLACVTCHGDGGNSIIPVNPSLSHQPYEYLVKQLHDFRAKDEKSVPARRGPEGANSLMTAIAAGMTEDDIKNVAFYLSQQAVNWDQAANATKEDTMERGQKIWRGGLPERGVPACAACHSPDGAGMPGQYPRLAGQHPGYIIEQLKLFRSSDRANSAEMHDIADRMSDADIAAVSDFAAGLR from the coding sequence ATGAAGCGTGCGCTTTCCCGAGTCGTTATCGCAAGCAGCCTGACGATGGCTTGCTCTGTGGTTTTTACCGCTAACGTGGCCCATGCAGCTGGTCTGCCCAAGCCAGATGCCGCCAAAGGCGAGCAGCTCTACCTGCAAGGTGAGATGTCGCGTGGCGTGCTGGCCTGTGTGACCTGTCACGGGGATGGCGGCAACAGTATTATTCCGGTTAACCCGTCGCTGTCTCACCAGCCGTACGAGTATCTGGTCAAGCAATTGCACGATTTCCGTGCAAAAGATGAAAAATCCGTTCCTGCTCGTCGTGGCCCTGAAGGCGCCAACAGCCTGATGACTGCCATTGCAGCGGGCATGACTGAAGACGACATCAAGAACGTGGCGTTTTACTTGTCTCAACAGGCGGTGAACTGGGACCAGGCTGCTAACGCCACCAAAGAAGACACCATGGAACGGGGTCAGAAGATTTGGCGCGGTGGTTTGCCCGAGCGTGGTGTTCCTGCCTGTGCCGCTTGCCACTCGCCTGATGGTGCTGGCATGCCAGGTCAATATCCTCGTCTGGCCGGTCAACACCCTGGCTACATTATTGAACAGCTCAAACTGTTCCGTAGTAGTGACCGTGCCAATAGTGCTGAAATGCACGACATTGCCGATCGCATGTCGGATGCTGACATTGCCGCCGTGTCGGATTTCGCCGCTGGCCTGCGTTAA
- the yihA gene encoding ribosome biogenesis GTP-binding protein YihA/YsxC, with amino-acid sequence MSILHRAHFTISAAQIDQLPPPGPPEVCFVGRSNAGKSSAINVLANQKKLAFSSKTPGRTRLINMFGIPDPLSPGDFLGHLVDLPGYGYAAVARHEKQDWAEILGDYLATRPSIAGIVLLIDIRRGVTDLDMRLADWIAPTGKPVLALLTKADKLPYGQRIKAVAEVRRQLREIGALHALPFSSTDRIGLPEATECIENWISPKVVP; translated from the coding sequence ATGTCGATACTGCACCGCGCTCACTTCACGATTTCAGCTGCTCAGATCGATCAGCTGCCTCCTCCCGGACCGCCAGAGGTCTGTTTTGTGGGGCGCTCCAATGCGGGCAAATCCTCCGCCATCAATGTGTTGGCCAACCAAAAAAAACTGGCTTTTTCCAGTAAAACGCCGGGACGAACACGCCTGATCAATATGTTCGGCATCCCCGACCCGCTCTCGCCGGGCGACTTTCTGGGCCACCTGGTAGACTTGCCCGGCTATGGCTACGCCGCCGTGGCCCGCCACGAAAAGCAGGACTGGGCCGAAATTCTGGGCGACTACCTGGCTACCCGCCCCTCAATTGCCGGTATTGTGTTGCTAATTGACATCCGGCGCGGCGTGACCGACCTGGATATGCGTCTGGCCGATTGGATTGCGCCTACCGGCAAGCCCGTCCTGGCGCTTTTGACCAAGGCCGACAAACTGCCTTATGGTCAACGTATCAAGGCGGTAGCCGAAGTACGCCGCCAGCTCCGGGAAATTGGCGCCCTGCATGCGCTGCCCTTCTCCTCCACTGATCGTATCGGCTTGCCCGAAGCGACCGAATGCATCGAAAACTGGATTTCTCCGAAGGTTGTTCCATGA
- the hemB gene encoding porphobilinogen synthase, giving the protein MTRFIPPADFPNTRLRRNRRDEFSRRLVRENRLSTDDLIYPVFVREGEKVQEQVGSMPGVMRYSPDELMRVAEQCLELGIPVLSLFPSIDPSLKTPDGSEAANPNGLIPRIVGMLKQQFPELGVLTDVALDPYTSHGQDGILDEAGHILNEETVAMLIRQAQAQAQAGVDMVAPSDMMDGRIGSIRAALDKDQFIHTRIMAYSAKYASAFYGPFRDAVGSAANLGRSNKNTYQMDPANRNEALREVAADIREGADMVMVKPGLPYLDILRDVKDAFGMPTYAYQVSGEYAMIKAAAQNGWLDHDKVMMESLLAFKRAGGDGILTYFAIEAAKLMREQNC; this is encoded by the coding sequence ATGACTCGTTTTATTCCTCCTGCCGACTTTCCTAACACTCGCCTGCGCCGTAACCGCCGCGACGAGTTTTCCCGCCGTCTGGTGCGCGAAAACCGCCTGTCCACCGACGACCTGATCTACCCGGTCTTTGTGCGTGAAGGCGAGAAAGTTCAGGAGCAAGTCGGCTCCATGCCAGGCGTCATGCGCTATTCGCCTGATGAACTGATGCGCGTGGCCGAACAATGTCTGGAACTGGGTATCCCTGTACTGTCGCTGTTCCCATCCATTGACCCGTCCCTGAAAACCCCGGATGGCAGCGAAGCCGCCAACCCCAATGGCCTGATTCCCCGCATTGTGGGCATGCTCAAGCAGCAATTCCCCGAGCTGGGCGTACTAACTGATGTGGCCCTGGACCCCTACACCAGCCACGGCCAGGACGGTATTTTGGACGAAGCCGGTCACATCCTGAACGAAGAGACGGTCGCCATGCTGATTCGCCAGGCCCAGGCGCAAGCTCAGGCTGGCGTGGACATGGTGGCCCCCAGCGACATGATGGACGGTCGTATCGGCTCCATCCGTGCCGCTTTGGACAAGGACCAGTTCATCCACACCCGCATCATGGCGTACTCGGCCAAGTACGCCAGCGCCTTTTACGGCCCCTTCCGCGACGCGGTGGGTTCGGCCGCCAATCTGGGGCGTTCCAACAAGAACACCTACCAGATGGACCCGGCCAACCGTAACGAAGCCCTGCGCGAAGTGGCTGCCGACATCCGCGAAGGTGCCGATATGGTCATGGTCAAACCCGGCCTGCCGTACCTGGACATCCTGCGCGATGTGAAAGACGCCTTTGGCATGCCAACCTACGCCTACCAAGTCAGTGGTGAGTACGCGATGATCAAAGCCGCCGCCCAGAATGGCTGGCTGGATCACGACAAGGTCATGATGGAGTCTCTGCTGGCCTTCAAGCGTGCGGGTGGCGACGGCATCCTGACCTATTTCGCCATCGAAGCCGCTAAGCTGATGCGCGAACAGAACTGCTGA